In the Lepidochelys kempii isolate rLepKem1 chromosome 3, rLepKem1.hap2, whole genome shotgun sequence genome, one interval contains:
- the LOC140908853 gene encoding uncharacterized protein: MQSSSAQVTMMESQNRKRAPAWTEREVRDLIAVWGEESVLSELRSSFRNAKTFVKISQGMKDRGHNRDPKQCRVKLKELRQAYQKTREANSRSGSEPQTCRFYDELHAILGGSATTTPAVLFDSFNGDGGNTEAGFGDEEDDEEEEVVDSSQQASGETSFPDSQELFLTLDLEPVPPEPTQGCLLDPAGGEGTSAGCVSMITGSSPSQRLVKLRKKKKRTRDEMFSELMLSSHTDRAQTNAWRQIMSECRKAQNDREERWRAEESKWRAEDRAEAQMWRQRDERRQDSMLRLLQDQTRMLQCMVELQQRQLEHRLPLLPLCNQPPSSPSSIASTPRRPRTRWGSLRPTSDSTTEDCPKKRRLSFNKF; the protein is encoded by the exons atgcagagctcatcagcacaggtgaccatgatggagtcccagaatcgcaaaagagctccagcatggaccgaacgggaggtacgggatctgatcgctgtttggggagaggaatccgtgctatcagaactccgttccagttttcgaaatgccaaaacctttgtgaaaatctcccagggcatgaaggacagaggccataacagggacccgaagcagtgccgcgtgaaactgaaggagctgaggcaagcctaccagaaaaccagagaggcgaacagccgctctgggtcagagccccaaacatgccgcttctatgatgagctgcatgccattttagggggttcagccaccactaccccagccgtgttgtttgactccttcaatggagatggaggcaatacggaagcaggttttggggacgaagaagatgatgaggaggaggaggttgtagatagctcacagcaagcaagcggagaaaccagttttcccgacagccaggaactgtttctcaccctagacctggagccagtaccccccgaacccacccaaggctgcctcctggacccagcaggcggagaagggacctctg ctggatgtgtttcaatgatcacaggatcttctccttcccagaggctagtgaagcttagaaagaaaaaaaaacgcactcgagatgaaatgttctccgagctaatgctgtcctcccacactgacagagcacagacgaatgcgtggaggcaaataatgtcagagtgcaggaaagcacaaaatgaccgggaggagaggtggagggctgaagagagtaagtggcgggctgaagacagggctgaagctcaaatgtggcggcagcgtgatgagaggaggcaggattcaatgctgaggctgctgcaggaccaaaccagaatgctccagtgtatggttgagctgcagcaaaggcagctggagcacagactgccactgctgcccctctgtaaccaaccgccctcctccccaagttccatagcctccacacccagacgcccaagaacgcggtgggggagcctccggccaaccagcgactccacaacagaggattgcccaaaaaaaagaaggctgtcattcaataaattttaa